From a region of the Egibacteraceae bacterium genome:
- a CDS encoding caspase family protein has protein sequence METATRRLAGHRLRVVLLVMLVVQMAAGLLVVGGGPGNEAPATLGAAGSGPAAGGAGGGQRVPPVADPVPGPTTPPAPADVARPSAGVAATAVLDDAAGGLVMPDPGAPPEPSHQAAAQAPPTLVAASGPGSASQQTFAREYPTHAAASQRAGEPSTFHWAVIIGVNDYMGRTTSTIGSVGDAHMLRDTLYREGWRGDQVLTLTDHEATHDRVVRAIEWLIRSTDHRSTVVFSYSGHMRHDSGVTALWPADNRFIWAGDLGRMLGAVQADRMWMGLNGCHAAGLAAPGLEGAGRLVTYASNVQGKAYEDPAVGRSVMGNHLYTGALRNGQGDEDGDGRVSVQEAFRWAAPRATAQTAGQQPYGAQHPVLADGLGGRTFPIAVTGAPPTPGAPAAPAAPAPPSDGERGSLLGRLLPGGLTDRLPLR, from the coding sequence ATGGAGACAGCCACACGGCGGTTGGCGGGGCACCGGTTGCGCGTCGTGCTCCTGGTCATGCTCGTGGTGCAGATGGCCGCCGGGCTGCTCGTCGTCGGCGGTGGGCCGGGCAATGAGGCCCCCGCCACGCTGGGTGCGGCCGGCAGCGGGCCCGCGGCCGGCGGTGCCGGCGGTGGGCAGCGCGTCCCCCCCGTCGCCGACCCGGTGCCCGGCCCCACCACCCCGCCGGCCCCGGCCGATGTCGCGCGTCCGTCCGCCGGCGTCGCGGCCACCGCGGTGCTCGACGATGCCGCCGGAGGGCTGGTCATGCCCGACCCCGGCGCACCGCCCGAGCCGTCGCACCAGGCCGCCGCCCAGGCTCCCCCGACCTTGGTGGCCGCCAGCGGTCCCGGCAGCGCCAGCCAGCAGACCTTCGCCCGGGAGTACCCGACCCATGCCGCCGCCAGCCAGCGTGCCGGCGAGCCGTCGACCTTCCACTGGGCGGTCATCATCGGCGTCAACGACTACATGGGCCGCACCACCAGCACCATCGGGTCGGTCGGCGACGCGCACATGCTGCGGGACACGCTCTACCGCGAGGGCTGGCGCGGCGACCAGGTGCTGACCCTGACCGACCACGAGGCGACGCACGACCGCGTCGTGCGGGCCATCGAGTGGCTGATCCGCTCGACCGACCATCGCTCCACCGTCGTCTTCAGCTACTCGGGCCACATGCGCCACGACTCGGGGGTGACCGCGCTGTGGCCCGCCGACAACCGTTTCATCTGGGCCGGTGACCTCGGCCGTATGCTCGGCGCGGTGCAGGCCGACCGGATGTGGATGGGCCTCAACGGCTGCCACGCGGCCGGTCTGGCCGCGCCCGGCCTGGAGGGTGCGGGCCGCCTGGTGACCTACGCCTCCAACGTCCAGGGCAAGGCCTACGAGGACCCCGCGGTCGGTCGCTCGGTCATGGGCAACCATCTGTACACCGGCGCGCTGCGCAACGGGCAGGGCGACGAGGACGGGGATGGCCGCGTCAGCGTGCAGGAGGCGTTCCGGTGGGCCGCACCCCGGGCCACCGCCCAGACCGCGGGACAGCAGCCCTACGGGGCACAGCACCCCGTGCTGGCCGACGGCCTCGGCGGCCGGACGTTCCCGATCGCCGTGACGGGCGCACCCCCGACCCCCGGTGCGCCGGCTGCTCCCGCGGCCCCCGCCCCGCCCTCCGACGGCGAGCGGGGCTCGCTGCTGGGCCGGCTGCTGCCGGGTGGCCTGACGGACCGCCTGCCCCTCCGGTAG
- the upp gene encoding uracil phosphoribosyltransferase, protein MEAVTVVAHPLAGDLLARLRTADTPPERFRHLARRLATVLVLEATRSLATRETPVRTPVAATTGRQLAGSVVAVPVLRAGLGMLEAATDLLPDVSVGYVGLQRDETTLEPSTYYVNVPAMRGRPVLLLDPMLATGGSAVAAARLLKERGATDIRLVCVVAAPEGLDRVAAEHPDVPVVSAAVDERLDDRGYIVPGLGDFGDRLYGTA, encoded by the coding sequence ATGGAGGCCGTCACCGTCGTCGCCCACCCCCTGGCCGGTGACCTGCTCGCGCGGCTGCGGACCGCCGACACGCCCCCGGAGCGGTTCCGCCACCTCGCCCGACGCCTGGCCACCGTGCTCGTGCTCGAGGCGACGCGGTCGCTGGCGACCCGCGAGACCCCGGTGCGCACCCCGGTGGCGGCCACGACCGGGCGACAGCTCGCCGGGTCCGTGGTGGCCGTGCCCGTGCTGCGTGCCGGCCTGGGCATGCTCGAGGCTGCCACGGACCTGCTGCCTGACGTGTCCGTCGGCTACGTGGGCCTGCAGCGCGACGAGACGACCCTGGAGCCGAGCACCTACTACGTCAACGTGCCGGCCATGCGGGGCCGGCCGGTGCTGCTGCTCGACCCGATGCTGGCCACCGGCGGCTCCGCGGTGGCCGCGGCGCGGTTGCTCAAGGAGCGGGGTGCGACCGACATCCGACTGGTCTGCGTGGTGGCCGCCCCCGAGGGCCTCGACCGCGTCGCGGCCGAGCACCCCGACGTCCCGGTCGTGTCTGCGGCGGTCGACGAGCGCCTCGATGATCGCGGCTACATCGTCCCCGGCCTCGGCGACTTCGGGGATCGCCTGTACGGCACGGCGTAG
- the pyk gene encoding pyruvate kinase, translating into MRRAKIVATLGPALDERDKLRAALEAGIDVVRLNFSHGDHETHARRLEMVRELADRLGRNVGSLADLQGPKIRLGVLPDGGVEVPTGAEVFLVPGRDALASYSSEGMPALPVVYDALGDDVLPGALILIADGLLRLVVSRVEPGGVWARVVAGGTAHSRKGVNLPGVAVSAPSMTEKDVADLACALEIGVDWVALSFVRHPDDVVKARARVHEAGGECPVVAKLERPEAIDRLPEIIAASDAVMVARGDLGVEIGPEQVPAIQKRIIADAGAQMKTVITATEMLESMINSPRPTRAEASDVANAVFDGSDALMLSGETAAGNFPVEAVRTMARIIEVAERSPQLVNPPAPPPQELGVGRVVARAAVEVARDIHAAAIACYSISGRSMLRISKYRPEMPLLGLTPQDTTRRRTALMWGTESMLVPMKDSGLDFTTAAERALVDGGWASQGDQVVIVSGRPGGHGGTNRIMVHKIGDEAWS; encoded by the coding sequence ATGCGAAGGGCGAAAATAGTGGCCACGCTCGGACCGGCCCTCGACGAGCGCGACAAGCTGCGCGCCGCGCTGGAAGCCGGCATCGACGTGGTGCGCCTGAACTTCTCCCATGGTGATCACGAGACCCACGCCCGGCGGTTGGAGATGGTCCGGGAGCTGGCCGACCGCCTGGGGCGCAACGTCGGCAGCCTCGCGGACCTGCAGGGTCCGAAGATCCGTCTCGGGGTACTGCCCGACGGCGGGGTGGAGGTGCCGACGGGAGCGGAGGTCTTCCTGGTGCCCGGCCGGGATGCGCTGGCGTCCTACTCCAGCGAGGGGATGCCCGCCCTGCCCGTCGTGTACGACGCGCTGGGGGACGACGTGCTTCCGGGGGCGCTGATCCTGATCGCCGACGGGCTCCTGCGCCTGGTCGTGTCGCGTGTGGAGCCTGGTGGTGTCTGGGCGCGTGTCGTCGCGGGCGGCACGGCGCACAGCCGCAAGGGGGTGAACCTGCCGGGTGTCGCGGTGTCGGCGCCGAGCATGACCGAGAAGGACGTCGCGGACCTCGCCTGCGCGTTGGAGATCGGTGTCGACTGGGTCGCGCTGTCGTTCGTGCGCCATCCCGACGACGTCGTCAAGGCCCGAGCGCGCGTGCACGAAGCCGGGGGGGAGTGCCCCGTCGTGGCGAAGCTCGAGCGCCCCGAGGCGATCGACCGGCTGCCGGAGATCATCGCGGCCAGCGACGCGGTGATGGTCGCCCGCGGCGACCTCGGCGTGGAGATCGGCCCGGAGCAGGTGCCGGCCATCCAGAAGCGCATCATCGCCGACGCCGGCGCGCAGATGAAGACGGTGATCACGGCCACGGAGATGCTGGAGAGCATGATCAACTCGCCGAGGCCGACGCGCGCGGAGGCCAGCGACGTGGCCAACGCCGTGTTCGACGGCAGCGACGCGCTCATGCTGTCGGGAGAGACGGCGGCCGGCAACTTTCCGGTCGAGGCCGTCCGCACCATGGCCCGCATCATCGAGGTCGCCGAGCGCTCGCCCCAGCTGGTCAACCCGCCGGCCCCGCCGCCGCAGGAGCTGGGTGTGGGGCGCGTGGTCGCGCGGGCGGCGGTCGAGGTCGCTCGCGACATCCACGCCGCGGCGATCGCCTGCTACTCGATCTCGGGCCGGTCGATGCTGCGGATCAGCAAGTACCGCCCGGAGATGCCGCTGCTGGGCCTCACCCCGCAGGACACGACCCGGCGCCGCACGGCGTTGATGTGGGGAACCGAGTCGATGCTGGTGCCCATGAAGGACTCCGGCCTGGACTTCACGACCGCCGCCGAGCGGGCGCTGGTCGACGGGGGATGGGCCTCCCAGGGGGACCAGGTGGTGATCGTCTCCGGGCGGCCCGGTGGCCATGGTGGCACCAACCGCATCATGGTCCACAAGATCGGTGACGAGGCCTGGAGCTGA
- a CDS encoding FAD-dependent oxidoreductase, whose amino-acid sequence MAGRRLLVVGGDAAGMTAASHVRRAVADAAVTVVERGPHTSYSMCGIPFLVGGLIDTADDLVVRRPDEFAAAGITVHTRTEARSVDAAARTVRVRDLDGGRERDEPYDALLYAAGAHPVVPPVPGVQRYAAVVHTLDEGDRLRSLLDAEQPQVRSVVVVGAGYIGLELAEALVRRGLDTTLVDRGDQVMPSLDADMAAPVETALRGFGVRVALGETLTEVVGDEQGCRHVVTDAGTHVADLVVIAVGASPNVAVARSAGCALGPSGALEVDAAMRTSVECIWAAGDCVESTNVVSGRPVNVQLGTHANKQGKIAGLHLAAALGAAPAPAEALFPGLVGTAVTKVCDTEVARTGVNEREAAAAGIDYAAVRFTGTARAGYMPDPGDVTVKMLAEVGTGRVLGAQLVGTGNVGKRIDTAATWCQLGVTVQRAQLLDLAYAPPFGGVWDLLAVAARKLVRRLDLSPQL is encoded by the coding sequence GTGGCCGGGCGCAGGCTGCTCGTCGTCGGCGGCGACGCCGCCGGCATGACCGCGGCCAGCCACGTGCGGCGGGCGGTCGCCGACGCGGCGGTCACGGTGGTCGAGCGGGGCCCCCACACCTCCTACTCGATGTGCGGGATCCCCTTCCTCGTCGGGGGACTGATCGACACCGCCGACGACCTGGTCGTGCGCCGTCCCGACGAGTTCGCTGCGGCGGGCATCACGGTGCACACCCGTACCGAGGCGCGGTCCGTGGACGCCGCGGCCCGCACCGTGCGGGTTCGTGACCTGGACGGGGGACGGGAGCGCGACGAGCCCTACGACGCGTTGCTGTACGCCGCGGGCGCGCATCCCGTCGTCCCGCCGGTCCCCGGGGTGCAGCGCTACGCGGCGGTGGTGCACACCCTGGACGAGGGCGATCGGCTGCGATCCCTGCTCGATGCCGAGCAACCCCAGGTGCGGTCCGTGGTCGTGGTCGGCGCCGGGTACATCGGCCTGGAGCTGGCCGAGGCGCTCGTCCGGCGCGGGCTCGACACCACCCTGGTCGACAGGGGCGACCAGGTGATGCCGAGCCTCGACGCCGACATGGCCGCACCGGTCGAGACGGCGTTGCGCGGGTTCGGCGTCCGCGTGGCGCTCGGTGAGACCCTGACGGAGGTCGTGGGTGACGAGCAGGGGTGCCGTCATGTGGTCACCGACGCGGGGACCCACGTCGCCGACCTCGTCGTGATCGCGGTCGGTGCCAGCCCCAACGTCGCCGTCGCCCGGAGCGCCGGCTGCGCGTTGGGCCCGAGCGGGGCGCTGGAGGTCGACGCGGCCATGCGGACCAGCGTCGAGTGCATCTGGGCGGCCGGCGACTGCGTGGAGTCCACCAACGTGGTCAGCGGCCGTCCGGTCAACGTCCAGCTCGGCACGCACGCCAACAAGCAGGGCAAGATCGCCGGGTTGCACCTCGCCGCGGCGTTGGGCGCTGCGCCGGCACCGGCCGAAGCGCTCTTCCCCGGGCTGGTGGGTACCGCGGTCACGAAGGTGTGCGACACCGAGGTCGCCCGCACCGGCGTGAATGAGCGCGAAGCGGCAGCCGCCGGGATCGACTACGCCGCGGTGCGGTTCACCGGCACCGCCCGCGCCGGCTACATGCCCGATCCCGGGGACGTGACCGTCAAGATGCTCGCCGAGGTCGGCACCGGGCGGGTGCTCGGGGCGCAACTGGTGGGCACCGGCAACGTCGGCAAGCGCATCGACACTGCGGCGACCTGGTGCCAGCTCGGGGTCACGGTGCAGCGGGCGCAGCTGCTGGACCTCGCCTACGCCCCGCCGTTCGGCGGGGTGTGGGACCTGCTGGCCGTCGCCGCGCGCAAGCTCGTGCGGCGTCTCGACCTGTCCCCGCAGCTGTGA
- a CDS encoding MarR family transcriptional regulator, producing MELQRLALQERTHPDCEPLQVQTVIWLLRAASAVLNAQTDELRPLGVSPSGFNVLMALLNTPGHTLEPRDLSDRLLVSRPSVTGLLDTLQGKGFITRRTHDQDRRRVLVALTDMGRRLLEQHFPTHYAEQKALLAALSPDEQATLVTLLRRVRGALPQSLEE from the coding sequence GTGGAGCTGCAGCGCCTGGCATTGCAGGAGCGGACCCATCCGGATTGCGAACCCCTGCAGGTGCAGACCGTCATCTGGCTGTTGCGCGCCGCCAGCGCCGTGCTGAATGCCCAGACCGACGAGCTTCGCCCCCTGGGTGTCTCCCCCAGCGGCTTCAACGTGCTCATGGCGCTGCTCAACACCCCCGGGCACACGCTGGAGCCGCGCGACCTCTCCGACCGCCTGCTGGTCAGTCGCCCATCGGTGACGGGACTGCTCGACACCCTGCAAGGCAAGGGTTTCATCACCCGCCGCACACACGACCAGGACCGCCGCCGCGTTCTCGTGGCGCTGACCGACATGGGCCGTAGGCTGCTCGAGCAGCACTTCCCCACCCACTATGCGGAGCAGAAGGCACTGCTGGCGGCACTGTCACCCGACGAGCAGGCGACGCTCGTCACGTTGCTGCGGCGAGTCCGCGGCGCACTCCCCCAGTCCCTGGAGGAGTGA
- a CDS encoding Sir2 family NAD-dependent protein deacetylase, whose amino-acid sequence MERHDAWQPLAELLADARAAVAFTGAGVSTESGIPDFRSPQGVWARYDPRDFTFSRYVGDPVVRARAWRMRREFWADDPRPNPAHGALADLEQAGRLLGVVTQNIDGLHQAAGSRQVVELHGTSREVMCLGAAPRAGTPDGCGWRGPTRWAFDVIDCGVADPRCPTCGGIVKSATVSFGQNLFPGVLERASTLVEAADLVIAIGSSLRVRPAADLPAAAVRSGTALAIVNDEATPLDQMADLVVTGRAGSVLPAATAAAIGRP is encoded by the coding sequence ATGGAGCGCCACGATGCCTGGCAGCCGCTGGCCGAGCTGCTCGCCGACGCCCGCGCCGCCGTGGCGTTCACCGGTGCGGGCGTCTCCACGGAGTCCGGCATCCCGGACTTCCGGTCGCCGCAGGGCGTGTGGGCCCGGTACGACCCCCGCGACTTCACCTTCTCCCGCTACGTGGGCGATCCCGTGGTGCGCGCTCGCGCGTGGCGGATGCGCCGGGAGTTCTGGGCCGACGACCCCCGGCCGAACCCGGCACACGGGGCGCTGGCCGACCTGGAGCAGGCCGGTCGGCTGCTCGGGGTCGTCACCCAGAACATCGACGGGCTCCACCAGGCCGCGGGCTCACGGCAGGTCGTGGAGCTCCACGGCACCTCGCGGGAGGTGATGTGCCTGGGCGCGGCCCCCCGGGCGGGGACCCCCGACGGCTGCGGGTGGCGGGGTCCGACCCGGTGGGCGTTCGACGTGATCGACTGCGGGGTGGCTGATCCCCGATGCCCGACGTGCGGCGGCATCGTCAAGTCCGCGACGGTGAGCTTCGGGCAGAACCTGTTCCCGGGCGTCCTGGAGCGGGCATCGACCCTGGTCGAGGCCGCCGACCTGGTGATCGCGATCGGGTCGTCGCTGCGGGTGCGCCCGGCCGCGGACCTCCCCGCCGCTGCCGTCCGGTCGGGCACCGCGCTGGCGATCGTCAACGACGAGGCCACCCCGCTTGACCAGATGGCCGATCTGGTGGTGACCGGCCGCGCCGGCTCGGTGCTACCCGCCGCGACCGCTGCGGCCATCGGTCGGCCATGA
- a CDS encoding Fur family transcriptional regulator gives MTQASDEALRGANLRATRQRRTVLEALRERPDAVTAQDLHMELRQAGESIGLTTIYRTLTALADAGFLDTFTRETEQAFRLCGDVHHHHLVCETCNRVEEIAADEVERWVSEVASRRGYQVTGHRADIFGVCPACT, from the coding sequence GTGACCCAGGCATCGGACGAGGCCCTGCGGGGCGCGAACCTGCGGGCGACACGTCAACGGCGAACCGTGTTGGAGGCCCTGCGGGAGCGTCCCGATGCGGTCACCGCCCAGGACCTGCACATGGAGCTTCGCCAGGCCGGCGAGTCCATCGGGCTCACCACGATCTACCGCACCCTGACCGCCCTGGCCGATGCCGGCTTCCTGGACACGTTCACCCGCGAGACCGAGCAGGCGTTCCGGCTGTGCGGCGACGTCCACCACCACCATCTTGTCTGCGAGACCTGCAACCGCGTGGAGGAGATCGCCGCCGACGAGGTCGAGCGCTGGGTCAGCGAGGTCGCCAGCCGCCGTGGCTACCAGGTGACCGGGCACCGCGCCGACATCTTCGGCGTCTGCCCCGCGTGCACGTAG
- a CDS encoding metal ABC transporter permease, with product MRMLEFGFMQRALIACTVVCGVAPLAGAFVVQRRQSLVGDGLGHVAFAGVGLAFLLGVSPMAGALVLTVLAAVMLVRLQRGGLAGDLSLALIFYGGIALGFLFAQRSGAGLNTLLGFLFGSPLSLAWSTVAAIVALSLTTAAIMLVLYRPLVALAFDEQAARVSGVPTDRLVLALTVVVGVIVVGGMNAIGLLLIAAMMVVPVAAASQVAHSYRGTMATAAGIGVGSALVGLTVAFYADYTPGASIVLTAIASYALAVVVRGLRGRSLPRLAKAGYDGRAHKETG from the coding sequence ATGAGGATGCTCGAGTTCGGCTTCATGCAACGGGCCCTGATCGCCTGCACGGTGGTCTGCGGTGTCGCGCCACTGGCCGGCGCGTTCGTGGTGCAGCGGCGCCAGAGCCTGGTCGGTGACGGGCTCGGTCACGTCGCGTTCGCCGGGGTCGGGCTGGCCTTCCTCCTGGGGGTGAGCCCCATGGCCGGGGCGCTCGTGCTGACGGTGCTCGCGGCGGTGATGCTGGTCCGCCTCCAGCGCGGCGGGTTGGCCGGGGACCTCTCCCTGGCACTGATCTTCTACGGCGGGATCGCCCTCGGCTTCCTGTTCGCCCAACGCTCTGGCGCCGGGCTGAACACGCTCCTCGGCTTCCTGTTCGGCAGCCCGTTGAGCCTGGCGTGGTCGACGGTGGCGGCGATCGTGGCGCTGTCGCTGACGACCGCCGCGATCATGCTGGTGCTGTACCGACCGCTCGTCGCGCTGGCGTTCGACGAGCAGGCGGCCCGGGTCTCGGGAGTGCCGACCGACCGGCTCGTCCTGGCCCTCACCGTCGTCGTGGGCGTGATCGTCGTGGGCGGCATGAACGCCATCGGTCTCCTGCTGATCGCCGCCATGATGGTCGTCCCGGTGGCGGCGGCATCCCAGGTGGCGCACAGCTACCGGGGTACCATGGCCACCGCTGCAGGCATCGGTGTCGGCAGCGCGCTCGTGGGTCTCACGGTCGCGTTCTACGCTGACTACACCCCCGGCGCGTCGATCGTCCTGACCGCGATCGCGTCATACGCGCTCGCGGTGGTGGTCCGTGGGCTGCGCGGTCGCAGCCTTCCCCGGCTGGCGAAGGCCGGCTACGACGGACGCGCACACAAGGAGACCGGGTGA
- a CDS encoding ABC transporter ATP-binding protein, translating to MSAPALEFDQVTFGYGRIPVLREASLTLKEGEFVAVIGANGSGKTTLMRLGLGLLQPSHGTVRLFGRPIGRFRDWGKVGYVPQRASGASTVPVSVEEVVHTGLAGQLRLLHRIRPADRERIEHVIDLLGLAAIRKEPIGQLSGGQQQRALIARALVTAPRLLVLDEPTTGVDADARGVLRESLEHLVHVEGVAVAYISHDPEGFAGLADRVVELRAGHIALCDDPSVHGHPHEPVLPPGSSEQGPRR from the coding sequence GTGTCCGCCCCCGCCCTCGAGTTCGACCAGGTCACCTTCGGGTACGGGCGCATCCCGGTGCTCCGCGAGGCGTCGCTGACCCTCAAGGAGGGGGAGTTCGTCGCCGTCATCGGCGCGAACGGGTCCGGCAAGACCACGCTCATGCGTCTGGGTCTGGGCCTGCTGCAGCCGTCGCACGGCACGGTGCGGCTGTTCGGGCGCCCGATCGGCCGGTTCCGCGACTGGGGCAAGGTCGGGTACGTGCCGCAGCGCGCCAGCGGGGCGAGCACCGTCCCGGTCAGCGTCGAGGAGGTGGTGCACACCGGGCTTGCCGGCCAGCTCCGGTTGTTGCATCGCATTCGCCCCGCCGACCGCGAGCGCATCGAGCACGTCATCGACCTGCTAGGGCTGGCAGCCATCCGCAAGGAACCGATCGGGCAGCTGTCGGGCGGGCAGCAGCAGCGCGCCCTGATCGCCCGGGCCCTGGTGACCGCCCCGCGCCTGCTGGTCCTGGACGAGCCCACGACCGGGGTGGACGCCGATGCCCGGGGCGTGCTCCGCGAGTCCCTCGAGCATCTGGTCCACGTCGAGGGGGTCGCCGTGGCCTACATCAGCCACGACCCGGAGGGGTTCGCCGGGCTGGCCGACCGTGTCGTGGAGCTGCGTGCCGGGCACATCGCGCTGTGCGACGACCCGAGCGTGCACGGGCATCCGCACGAGCCGGTCCTGCCGCCCGGGTCCAGCGAGCAGGGTCCGCGCCGATGA
- a CDS encoding metal ABC transporter substrate-binding protein: protein MTRPLTAALVGVLLTAGCGASPTGTADRSPTGDATAAVGDGLTVVATVFPLAWIATQVAPGAEIALLGSSGQDPHALEMGPADRELVETADLLLYMGDLDFQPQVEEVVRSAPGVTVAVADIAGDAHLLDADHGPDDDHGPDDGHGPDDDHGHGDAAVDPHLWFDGRVMADVVEHVGQTLAGVDPDGTADYAANATRVAEELRDLEAEIDTLLQGCRHDTAVVSHAAYAYLLEPRGLHQEGISGTGGHADASPQRLAELTAHVREEGIEAVATDPVEGRADAEALADEANVELVEIQTLEVVNDDQAGAGYPALLREQAAAFADVLGCG from the coding sequence ATGACCCGCCCGCTCACCGCAGCGCTCGTCGGCGTTCTGCTCACCGCCGGGTGCGGTGCGAGCCCCACCGGGACCGCAGACCGGTCCCCCACCGGGGACGCGACCGCCGCGGTCGGTGACGGCCTGACGGTGGTGGCCACGGTGTTCCCGCTGGCGTGGATCGCGACGCAGGTCGCCCCGGGCGCCGAGATCGCGCTGCTCGGTTCGAGCGGCCAGGACCCCCACGCCCTGGAGATGGGCCCTGCCGACCGGGAGCTGGTCGAGACCGCCGATCTCCTGCTCTACATGGGCGACCTGGACTTCCAGCCCCAGGTGGAGGAGGTCGTGAGAAGCGCACCGGGGGTGACCGTCGCCGTCGCCGACATCGCCGGGGACGCCCACCTGCTCGACGCGGACCACGGACCCGACGACGACCACGGACCCGACGACGGCCACGGACCCGACGACGACCACGGCCACGGCGACGCGGCCGTGGACCCCCACCTGTGGTTCGACGGGCGCGTGATGGCCGACGTGGTCGAGCATGTCGGTCAGACCCTCGCGGGCGTCGATCCCGACGGCACCGCGGACTACGCGGCCAACGCGACGCGGGTCGCCGAGGAGCTGCGGGACCTCGAGGCCGAGATCGACACCCTCCTTCAGGGCTGCCGCCACGACACCGCGGTCGTGAGCCATGCGGCGTACGCCTACCTGCTCGAGCCTCGGGGGCTGCACCAGGAGGGGATCTCGGGGACGGGTGGGCATGCGGACGCCTCGCCGCAGCGCCTGGCCGAGCTGACCGCCCACGTCCGCGAGGAGGGCATCGAGGCGGTGGCGACCGACCCGGTCGAGGGTCGCGCTGACGCCGAGGCGCTGGCGGACGAGGCGAACGTCGAGCTCGTCGAGATCCAAACGCTGGAGGTCGTCAACGACGACCAGGCCGGGGCCGGCTACCCGGCCCTCCTGCGCGAGCAGGCAGCGGCGTTCGCCGACGTGCTCGGGTGCGGGTAG
- a CDS encoding DUF6364 family protein codes for MATRNVTLALPADLVRRAKIVAASRDTSLSALVTAYLQRLVEDEDGYAEVWREEQRLMDTGLPMRVGPITWSRADSHER; via the coding sequence ATGGCCACCCGCAACGTTACCCTTGCACTGCCCGCTGATCTGGTCCGCCGAGCCAAGATCGTCGCGGCCAGCCGCGACACGTCCCTGTCCGCTCTGGTCACCGCCTACCTCCAGCGGCTTGTCGAGGACGAGGACGGCTACGCCGAGGTGTGGCGCGAGGAGCAGCGCCTCATGGATACGGGCTTGCCCATGCGCGTCGGCCCGATCACCTGGTCGCGCGCCGATAGCCATGAGCGCTGA
- a CDS encoding PIN domain-containing protein — protein sequence MSAEQTLAFVDTNVFLYAYDVEAGARHERAARLIGDLGVRRQGALSVQVLQEFFVNATRKIAQPLTHTAALDRVRVLSRWPLHVARPHDVIAAADLAEASQVSFWDAMILRSAAALGCATLWSEDLNDGQVVAGVTVRNPFRG from the coding sequence ATGAGCGCTGAGCAGACGCTGGCCTTCGTCGACACCAACGTCTTCCTGTACGCCTACGACGTCGAGGCTGGAGCGCGCCACGAGCGCGCTGCACGGCTGATCGGCGACCTCGGCGTCCGGCGGCAGGGAGCTCTCAGCGTCCAGGTGCTCCAGGAGTTCTTCGTCAACGCCACCCGCAAGATCGCCCAGCCCCTCACCCACACCGCAGCGCTCGACCGGGTGCGCGTGCTGAGCCGCTGGCCGCTGCATGTGGCGCGCCCCCACGACGTGATCGCCGCCGCCGACCTCGCCGAGGCGAGCCAGGTGTCCTTCTGGGATGCCATGATCCTGCGTAGTGCCGCCGCGCTCGGCTGCGCGACGTTGTGGTCCGAGGACCTCAACGACGGACAGGTCGTCGCCGGCGTGACCGTCCGCAACCCCTTCCGGGGTTGA
- a CDS encoding protein phosphatase 2C domain-containing protein — translation MTETMQVTAHADTHVGLVRDGNEDAYHCGVAVFVVADGLGGHAAGEVASGIATEHLAALDPTAHEGTQALQGALVEAVREANRAVHAAAGTPERAGMATTVTAAALTEGQVVLAHVGDSRAYLVRGGTLQQLTTDHTAAQHAVEAGLLTPEQAATRPERHMLSRAVGLDSDVTVDAPPPLALQSGDRLLLCSDGLTEAVDEAAIPAIIDERPAPEDACRALVQAALDGGGPDNVTVLLVAVHGPAA, via the coding sequence GTGACCGAGACCATGCAGGTGACCGCGCACGCCGACACCCACGTCGGCCTCGTACGGGACGGCAACGAGGACGCCTACCACTGCGGGGTGGCGGTGTTCGTCGTGGCCGACGGCCTCGGGGGGCACGCAGCCGGCGAGGTGGCGTCCGGCATCGCCACCGAGCACCTGGCGGCCCTGGACCCCACCGCGCACGAGGGCACCCAGGCCCTGCAGGGCGCCCTGGTGGAGGCGGTCCGGGAAGCCAACCGCGCCGTGCACGCCGCCGCCGGGACGCCCGAGCGCGCCGGGATGGCCACGACCGTCACGGCCGCGGCCCTCACCGAGGGGCAGGTCGTGCTCGCCCACGTCGGGGACAGCCGTGCCTACCTGGTGCGCGGCGGCACCCTGCAGCAGCTGACCACCGACCACACGGCCGCCCAGCACGCGGTGGAAGCCGGCCTGCTCACCCCCGAGCAGGCCGCCACGCGCCCCGAGCGCCACATGCTGTCACGGGCGGTGGGTCTGGACTCCGACGTCACCGTCGATGCGCCGCCCCCGCTGGCCTTGCAGAGCGGGGACCGACTCCTGCTGTGCAGCGACGGGCTCACCGAGGCGGTCGACGAGGCGGCCATCCCCGCCATCATCGACGAGCGTCCCGCACCCGAGGATGCCTGCCGCGCCCTCGTGCAGGCCGCGTTGGACGGCGGGGGCCCCGACAACGTCACCGTCCTGCTCGTGGCGGTCCACGGACCCGCTGCGTGA